One window of the Candidatus Microbacterium colombiense genome contains the following:
- a CDS encoding ATP-binding cassette domain-containing protein translates to MITLDGVRKEYSSEVAIGPVDLAIPAGGVTALIGPNGAGKSTLLTMIGRLNGMDAGAIEITGFDVASTKSKDLAKIVSILRQENHFVTRLTVRQLVGFGRFPHSKGRLTPADEVIISRAVDFLDLAALEGRYLDELSGGQRQRAYVAMVLAQDTPFILLDEPLNNLDMRHAVHMMQHLRRASEELGRTIVIVLHDINFAGHYADHICAMKDGTVIEFGTPAEIMTGEVLTRVFDTPVQVVDGPSGPLAVYY, encoded by the coding sequence GTGATCACTCTCGACGGCGTCCGCAAGGAGTACAGCAGCGAGGTCGCGATCGGGCCGGTCGACCTGGCGATCCCGGCGGGAGGGGTCACCGCCCTGATCGGGCCGAACGGCGCGGGAAAGTCGACCCTGCTCACCATGATCGGACGCTTGAACGGGATGGATGCCGGAGCGATCGAGATCACCGGCTTCGACGTCGCCTCGACGAAGTCGAAGGACCTGGCGAAGATCGTCTCGATCCTTCGCCAGGAGAATCACTTCGTGACGCGGCTGACGGTGCGCCAACTCGTCGGCTTCGGCCGCTTTCCGCATTCGAAGGGACGGCTCACACCGGCCGATGAGGTGATCATCAGCCGTGCGGTCGACTTCCTCGACCTCGCGGCGCTCGAGGGGCGCTATCTCGACGAACTCTCCGGAGGCCAGAGGCAGCGTGCGTATGTCGCGATGGTGCTCGCTCAGGACACCCCGTTCATCCTGCTCGACGAGCCGCTCAACAACCTCGACATGAGGCATGCCGTGCACATGATGCAGCACCTGCGGCGCGCATCGGAGGAACTCGGGCGCACGATCGTCATCGTCCTGCACGACATCAACTTCGCGGGCCACTACGCGGATCACATCTGCGCGATGAAGGACGGCACCGTGATCGAGTTCGGCACGCCGGCGGAGATCATGACCGGCGAGGTGCTCACACGGGTGTTCGACACGCCTGTGCAGGTGGTCGACGGGCCCTCCGGTCCGCTCGCGGTCTACTACTGA
- a CDS encoding DNA-3-methyladenine glycosylase 2 family protein, which produces MTLTADAGAADAVAPSAPQQTTYRPAEPVDLRRTVGILRRGPGDPTMVQDGAVLWRALRTPRGIATLALRAVSGEIRATAWGAGAAHAIEHLPVLCGSRDDASGFDPSSHPLIAEVARRTPGIRLTRTDEVFDALACAIIEQKVTGLEAFRAWRLLVTQYGGRAPGPTPRPMYAAPTPAEWRRIPSWEWHRAGVQPPQSKTIVRAAERAESISRALLAAPTGAERDRVLTSFPGIGVWTSAETRIRALGDPDAVSVGDYHLAHEVGYALTGHRTDDDGMLDLLEPWRGHRQRVIRLIFASRVSEPRRGPRFSPEDHRGR; this is translated from the coding sequence ATGACCCTGACTGCGGATGCCGGAGCGGCCGATGCGGTCGCGCCGAGCGCACCGCAGCAGACCACCTACCGACCGGCAGAACCGGTCGATCTCCGCCGAACCGTCGGAATCCTGCGCCGCGGCCCGGGAGACCCGACGATGGTGCAGGACGGCGCCGTCCTCTGGCGCGCCCTGCGCACACCGCGCGGCATCGCGACGCTGGCACTGCGCGCTGTCAGCGGCGAGATCCGCGCGACCGCGTGGGGCGCAGGAGCCGCCCACGCGATCGAACATCTCCCCGTGCTGTGCGGTTCCCGCGATGACGCGTCGGGGTTCGACCCGTCGTCGCACCCGCTGATCGCCGAGGTCGCACGGCGCACGCCCGGCATCCGTCTCACCCGCACCGATGAGGTGTTCGATGCCCTCGCCTGCGCGATCATCGAGCAGAAGGTGACCGGCCTCGAAGCATTCCGCGCCTGGCGACTGCTCGTCACCCAGTACGGTGGGCGGGCGCCCGGCCCGACCCCGCGGCCGATGTACGCCGCGCCGACACCGGCCGAGTGGCGGCGCATCCCCTCCTGGGAGTGGCATCGTGCCGGAGTGCAGCCGCCGCAGTCGAAGACGATCGTGCGCGCCGCCGAGCGGGCCGAGAGCATCTCCCGCGCCCTGCTGGCCGCGCCGACCGGCGCAGAGCGAGATCGCGTGCTGACCAGCTTCCCCGGTATCGGCGTCTGGACGTCGGCCGAGACACGCATCCGCGCCCTCGGTGACCCGGATGCCGTGAGTGTCGGCGATTACCATCTGGCCCATGAGGTCGGCTATGCGCTCACCGGCCATCGCACGGACGACGACGGGATGCTCGACCTGCTCGAGCCCTGGCGCGGCCATCGGCAACGTGTGATCCGCCTCATCTTCGCGAGTCGGGTCAGCGAGCCGCGGCGCGGTCCCCGCTTCTCCCCCGAAGACCACCGGGGTCGATGA
- a CDS encoding winged helix-turn-helix domain-containing protein: MSNIALLERPAATAAISTAHSAQESAAPLAADLPAVRSPRGFALYVGLDEIKAAEAGVSLPLLVDALRRTLAELAPGAETHATVALAPHGSGGRDLDVVRLALHEPGAIARTKAAAEDETTDEEGGVVVDISRKRVLIDGESAAFTYKEFELLQYLVLREGRTIERSELVSALWQAQDDETPGERTIDVHVRRLRAKLGRYEDIVRTVRGIGYRFDRHADVVIRYGHGTPSPDRF, translated from the coding sequence ATGTCGAACATCGCACTTCTCGAGCGTCCCGCCGCCACCGCCGCGATCAGCACCGCACACTCGGCCCAGGAGTCGGCCGCACCACTCGCCGCCGATCTGCCCGCCGTCCGCTCTCCCCGTGGCTTCGCCCTCTACGTCGGTCTCGACGAGATCAAGGCCGCCGAGGCCGGAGTGAGCCTGCCGCTGCTCGTGGATGCGCTGCGACGCACGCTCGCCGAGCTCGCCCCCGGCGCGGAGACGCACGCCACCGTCGCGCTCGCCCCGCACGGTTCCGGCGGTCGCGATCTCGACGTCGTGCGCCTCGCCCTCCACGAGCCCGGGGCGATCGCCCGCACGAAGGCGGCCGCCGAGGACGAGACCACGGACGAAGAGGGTGGCGTCGTCGTCGACATCTCCCGCAAGCGCGTGCTGATCGACGGCGAGTCCGCCGCGTTCACGTACAAGGAGTTCGAGCTGCTGCAGTACCTGGTGCTGCGCGAAGGCCGCACCATCGAGCGCAGCGAGCTCGTCTCCGCCCTCTGGCAGGCGCAGGACGACGAGACCCCCGGTGAGCGCACGATCGATGTGCACGTGCGTCGCCTGCGCGCCAAGCTGGGCCGCTACGAAGACATCGTGCGCACCGTGCGCGGCATCGGATACCGCTTCGACCGCCATGCCGACGTCGTCATCCGCTACGGCCACGGCACTCCCTCGCCTGACCGCTTCTGA
- a CDS encoding GNAT family N-acetyltransferase: MTISSLAAGFILTDEKDASRYTLLRDGHLVSVLDYRDDGSTIALTRAFTVPTFRGHGYAGTVVEGAVADILARGDRKVDAVCWYVADWFSAHPEHAHLLRSR; the protein is encoded by the coding sequence ATGACGATCTCCAGTCTTGCCGCGGGCTTCATCCTCACCGATGAGAAGGATGCCTCGCGCTACACGCTCCTGCGCGACGGGCACCTGGTCAGCGTGCTCGACTACCGCGACGACGGCAGCACGATCGCCCTGACCCGGGCGTTCACCGTCCCGACTTTCCGCGGCCACGGCTACGCGGGCACGGTCGTCGAGGGCGCCGTCGCCGACATCCTCGCCCGCGGCGACCGCAAGGTCGACGCGGTGTGCTGGTACGTCGCCGACTGGTTCTCCGCGCACCCCGAGCATGCGCATCTGCTGCGTTCCCGCTGA
- a CDS encoding DIP1984 family protein: MKLAEALTARADLQRRIEQLRARITANARYQEGEEPAEDAAALIVEADAALAQLRQLIRRINATNSRLDLGADGTMTDALAARDVLRLQHSLLVDAAAAASGANDQFLRQMRSELRQISALPVAELRARADRVAQELRELDNRIQQANWSNDLEE; this comes from the coding sequence ATGAAACTCGCCGAGGCCCTCACGGCGCGCGCCGATCTGCAGCGCCGCATCGAACAGCTCCGCGCGCGGATCACCGCGAACGCCCGCTATCAAGAGGGCGAGGAACCCGCCGAGGATGCGGCAGCGCTGATCGTCGAGGCGGATGCCGCGCTCGCGCAGTTACGACAGCTGATCCGCCGCATCAACGCCACGAACTCGCGTCTCGATCTCGGCGCGGACGGCACCATGACCGATGCGCTCGCCGCCCGCGATGTCCTCCGCCTGCAGCACTCGCTGCTGGTGGATGCGGCGGCTGCGGCATCCGGTGCGAACGACCAGTTCCTGCGCCAGATGCGTTCCGAGCTGCGCCAGATCTCGGCACTCCCCGTGGCGGAGCTGCGTGCACGCGCGGATCGCGTCGCGCAGGAGCTGCGTGAGCTCGACAATCGGATCCAGCAGGCGAACTGGAGCAACGACCTGGAGGAGTGA
- a CDS encoding MFS transporter, producing MSSSLRARPQTRWWALIVISLTQLVVVLDGTIVNIALPRAQADLGLTDGQRQWVVTAYALAFGALLLLGGRIADYVGRKRIFMIGMIGFGAASLYGGLSQQGWELILARGLQGVFAALLAPAALALLTVTFPSGRERNTAFAVFGTVAGTGAAIGMLLGGVLTEFTDWRWCLLVNIFFVIVGVVGGAIVLTESKAAGDNRYDIGGAVTVTLGLGLLVYGFTLAENGWGDPLTIAFLAGGVALLGVFVWVESRVSQPLLPLRVVADRVRGGAFLIQGVAGAIMIGATAYLTFHLQFVLGMGALQAGLASLPLPIATMVLAPIATKLLPVIGPRPMLIVGPLIAAAGLFTLSGITPDGAYLVQIAPALVLLGIGMGFVFIPLQNLALSGVAPHDAGVASAVANSAMQIGGSIGLSVFTAVYAASVGGHAQAEVSPEGLTDAYGWTFIAASILMVAASVIAACMVRGSKEALLPAQGDAVLAAH from the coding sequence ATGTCGTCATCCCTGCGCGCCCGCCCCCAGACCCGATGGTGGGCGCTCATCGTCATCTCCCTGACTCAACTGGTCGTCGTGCTCGACGGCACCATCGTCAACATCGCCCTGCCACGTGCTCAAGCGGATCTCGGGCTGACCGACGGGCAGCGCCAGTGGGTCGTCACGGCCTATGCGCTCGCATTCGGAGCGCTGCTGCTGCTCGGCGGGAGGATCGCCGACTACGTCGGCCGCAAGCGCATCTTCATGATCGGCATGATCGGCTTCGGCGCCGCCTCACTGTATGGAGGCCTGTCGCAGCAGGGATGGGAGCTCATCCTCGCGCGGGGGCTGCAGGGGGTCTTCGCCGCGCTGCTCGCACCGGCGGCTCTCGCCCTCCTCACCGTCACGTTCCCCTCGGGGCGTGAGCGCAACACCGCCTTCGCCGTCTTCGGAACCGTCGCCGGGACAGGTGCCGCGATCGGGATGCTGCTCGGCGGGGTGCTCACCGAGTTCACCGACTGGCGCTGGTGTCTGCTCGTGAACATCTTCTTCGTGATCGTCGGTGTCGTGGGCGGCGCGATCGTGCTCACGGAGAGCAAGGCCGCAGGGGACAACCGCTACGACATCGGGGGCGCCGTCACCGTCACCCTCGGCCTCGGCCTGCTGGTCTACGGCTTCACGCTCGCCGAGAACGGGTGGGGCGATCCCCTGACGATCGCCTTCCTGGCCGGCGGCGTCGCGCTGCTCGGCGTCTTCGTCTGGGTGGAGTCTCGGGTGTCCCAGCCGCTGCTGCCGCTCCGAGTCGTCGCCGATCGCGTGCGCGGCGGAGCGTTCCTGATCCAGGGCGTCGCCGGCGCGATCATGATCGGCGCCACGGCCTATCTGACCTTCCATCTGCAGTTCGTGCTCGGCATGGGCGCGCTGCAGGCGGGGCTCGCGAGTCTGCCGCTCCCGATCGCGACGATGGTGCTCGCCCCCATCGCGACCAAGCTGCTCCCGGTCATCGGGCCGCGCCCGATGCTCATCGTCGGGCCGCTGATCGCTGCGGCCGGGCTGTTCACCCTCTCCGGCATCACACCGGACGGCGCCTACCTCGTGCAGATCGCGCCGGCCCTTGTGCTGCTCGGCATCGGCATGGGCTTCGTCTTCATCCCGTTGCAGAACCTCGCACTCTCCGGCGTCGCACCGCACGACGCGGGTGTCGCCTCAGCCGTCGCCAACTCGGCGATGCAGATCGGCGGGTCGATCGGACTCTCCGTCTTCACGGCCGTGTATGCGGCGTCGGTGGGCGGGCATGCGCAGGCCGAGGTGTCCCCGGAGGGGCTGACGGACGCCTACGGCTGGACGTTCATCGCGGCATCGATCCTCATGGTCGCGGCGTCGGTGATCGCGGCGTGCATGGTGCGCGGGTCCAAGGAGGCTCTCCTCCCCGCCCAGGGTGACGCGGTGCTCGCGGCGCACTGA
- a CDS encoding exonuclease SbcCD subunit D C-terminal domain-containing protein, which yields MRILHTSDWHIGRTFHGTSTMDALAEVLGALTVQVRENSVDVVVVAGDVFDSATPSAAAYTLLGDALVALHETGARVIVTSGNHDSAARLGFQARLLRDGIDVLTDPLGIGTPVTVDDADGPVHFFGIPYLEPAIVRQHWPEGDAEGRPLRTQAQTMAHAMQLVSAGMRTHEGRSVAIAHCFAAGVDATVGLEREVRQGGLDVVPLSVFDGPDYVALGHIHGRQQLSERVRYAGAPLHYSFGEQHKQRGSWLVELDSSGLASVSWLELPVPRRLVTLTGTLAEILSDENVAAHAEDWVCAVYTDVLPQAEPMRRLRDSFPYCAMVQHQPDVAAVTDERSYVQRLRAAVTDADRVEAFLEHVREGQGASEAESALVRDVLDDRVRADALV from the coding sequence ATGCGCATCCTGCACACCTCCGACTGGCACATCGGCCGCACCTTCCATGGCACCTCGACCATGGACGCGCTGGCCGAGGTGCTCGGAGCGCTCACGGTGCAGGTTCGCGAGAACTCGGTCGATGTGGTGGTCGTCGCGGGCGACGTGTTCGACTCCGCCACGCCCTCGGCCGCGGCCTACACGCTGCTCGGCGACGCCCTCGTCGCTCTGCACGAGACGGGTGCGCGGGTCATCGTCACGAGTGGCAACCACGACTCCGCCGCGCGACTGGGATTCCAGGCGCGACTGCTGCGCGACGGCATCGACGTGCTCACCGATCCGCTCGGCATCGGCACCCCGGTCACCGTCGATGATGCCGACGGTCCCGTGCACTTCTTCGGCATCCCGTACCTCGAGCCGGCGATCGTCCGGCAGCACTGGCCCGAGGGCGACGCCGAGGGCCGGCCTCTCCGCACGCAGGCGCAGACGATGGCGCACGCGATGCAGCTCGTGAGTGCCGGCATGCGCACACACGAGGGGCGTTCCGTGGCGATCGCGCACTGCTTCGCCGCAGGGGTCGACGCGACCGTCGGGCTCGAGCGGGAAGTGCGCCAGGGCGGTCTCGACGTCGTGCCGCTCAGCGTGTTCGACGGACCGGACTATGTCGCACTGGGGCACATCCACGGCCGCCAGCAGCTCAGCGAGCGCGTCCGTTACGCCGGGGCACCGCTGCACTACAGCTTCGGCGAGCAGCACAAGCAGCGCGGCTCCTGGCTGGTCGAGCTCGACTCGTCCGGACTCGCGTCGGTGTCGTGGCTCGAGTTGCCCGTGCCGCGCCGGCTCGTGACGCTCACCGGCACTCTCGCCGAGATCCTCTCCGACGAGAACGTCGCCGCCCATGCAGAGGACTGGGTATGCGCGGTGTACACCGATGTGTTGCCGCAGGCTGAGCCGATGCGCCGGCTGAGAGACAGCTTCCCGTACTGCGCGATGGTGCAGCATCAGCCCGATGTCGCCGCGGTCACCGACGAGCGTTCCTACGTGCAGCGGCTGCGTGCGGCGGTCACCGACGCCGACCGTGTCGAGGCCTTCCTGGAGCATGTGCGGGAGGGACAGGGCGCGAGCGAGGCGGAGAGTGCGCTCGTACGGGATGTGCTCGACGACCGCGTGCGCGCGGACGCGCTCGTCTGA
- a CDS encoding SMC family ATPase — protein MRLHRLEVEGFGPFRSRQSVDFDAFADDGIFLIAGRTGAGKSSILDAVCFGLYGGVPRYDGGEKRLRSDHCEPDDPSEVVVEFSTPAGRFRVTRSPEYLRPAKRGGGLTKQASGVALDEWTEAGWIGRAARAVDVGNELDEILQLSREQFLQVILLAQNRFSQFLLAGSKDRQSLLRRLFGTQRFEDVQARFDERRRTAEQALGARVATVAARVEEAERLVDGADLWGEPSEHSELRDSTSRANLATDDRLDDLTRALARAQYRAERRSSERDDAERRSSEADTALAAARAEQRDQTERDRARGALARLEAEGAVIALARTELSDARAADGLRGVLSATERARVAHDSAVTLAQRAQATWDAWGIVADDLESWAVERTRATGAWQRALELEAQSAALAEELQAAQASAEAIAERLDERETARTALPAQMIELTVERDETRRRADRAADLSVALERVLGRAEAVRDVARLDTERASAEQELTHTTDAHAVAQTRLAQLRKRRLDGFAGELASVLASGDPCPVCGSPEHPSPAAHADPVTAEDVAAAEAERDDATTRERDASKRTAGLLAELAVATARAEGRSLPQADAESAAAAAEHADSLAAVETAIALDAKLQELTTRVEAMEQERAADIAALATAREQQVLLAQRATEAQALITEARGDSPTVSDRLAEANAQVAAARTLADSLAERDRRVAAVEEAAAEQEVALASSPFDDAAAVKLALRSTEATDALDARITTHAVQREKERAILFDLELRTLPEEPIDVAPVEAASSSARAAWSAAVDEAGRADGVVERLDGLIGSAAAEHAKTSIQTAEFDVLRGLADTIAGRGANTRKMTLETFVLAAELEEIVEAANRRLGDMSTGRYQLRHSDALAARGAASGLGIVVFDAFTGQSRPAQSLSGGETFLSSLALALGLAEVVTARAGGIRLDTLFIDEGFGSLDGDTLDVAMRTLDELRQGGRTVGVISHVEAMQEQIPAQLTVRATPEGPSIIEAR, from the coding sequence ATGCGACTCCATCGTCTCGAGGTCGAGGGATTCGGTCCGTTCCGCTCCCGACAGAGTGTCGACTTCGATGCTTTCGCCGATGACGGCATCTTCCTGATCGCGGGGCGCACAGGCGCCGGGAAGTCGAGCATCCTCGATGCGGTCTGCTTCGGTCTGTACGGCGGGGTGCCGCGATACGACGGGGGCGAGAAGCGTCTGCGCAGCGATCACTGCGAACCGGACGATCCATCCGAGGTGGTGGTCGAGTTCAGCACTCCGGCGGGGCGCTTCCGAGTGACTCGCTCGCCTGAGTATCTGCGACCGGCGAAGCGCGGCGGAGGTCTCACGAAGCAGGCGTCCGGTGTCGCGCTCGACGAATGGACCGAAGCGGGGTGGATCGGGCGGGCGGCACGCGCCGTCGATGTCGGCAATGAACTCGATGAGATCCTTCAGCTGAGCAGGGAGCAGTTCCTTCAGGTGATCCTGCTCGCGCAGAACCGCTTCTCCCAGTTCCTGCTCGCCGGCAGCAAGGATCGCCAGTCGCTGCTGCGTCGGCTCTTCGGCACACAGCGGTTCGAAGACGTGCAGGCGCGCTTCGATGAACGACGTCGAACGGCGGAGCAGGCACTCGGCGCGCGGGTGGCGACCGTTGCAGCGCGTGTGGAGGAAGCGGAGCGGCTGGTCGATGGGGCCGACCTGTGGGGAGAGCCGTCCGAGCACTCCGAGCTACGGGACTCCACATCACGAGCGAACCTGGCAACCGACGATCGTCTCGACGATCTGACACGCGCGCTGGCGCGGGCGCAGTATCGCGCGGAGCGGCGTTCGTCCGAGCGCGACGATGCCGAACGTCGATCGTCGGAGGCCGATACCGCTCTGGCTGCGGCGCGCGCTGAGCAGCGCGACCAGACGGAGCGTGATCGAGCCCGAGGCGCCCTTGCGCGGCTCGAGGCCGAGGGGGCGGTCATCGCGCTGGCGCGCACGGAGCTCTCCGACGCCCGCGCCGCCGACGGCCTCCGCGGGGTGCTGAGCGCCACGGAACGCGCTCGGGTCGCACACGACAGCGCGGTCACGCTCGCACAGCGTGCGCAGGCGACGTGGGACGCGTGGGGAATCGTCGCCGACGACCTCGAATCCTGGGCGGTCGAGCGCACCAGGGCGACGGGTGCCTGGCAGCGGGCGCTCGAACTCGAAGCGCAGAGCGCGGCGCTCGCCGAGGAGCTGCAGGCCGCACAGGCGTCGGCCGAGGCTATCGCCGAACGACTCGACGAGAGGGAAACCGCTCGAACGGCCCTTCCGGCGCAGATGATCGAACTGACCGTAGAGCGCGATGAGACCCGGCGGCGCGCTGATCGCGCGGCCGACCTGAGCGTCGCTCTGGAGCGGGTCCTCGGTCGCGCGGAAGCGGTGCGCGACGTCGCACGCCTCGACACCGAGCGGGCGTCAGCAGAACAGGAACTCACGCACACCACCGACGCGCATGCGGTCGCGCAGACGAGACTCGCGCAGCTGCGCAAGAGACGCCTCGACGGCTTCGCGGGCGAGCTCGCCTCGGTGCTCGCCTCGGGTGACCCCTGTCCGGTGTGCGGCTCGCCCGAGCACCCGTCACCCGCGGCGCACGCCGATCCGGTGACAGCGGAGGATGTGGCCGCCGCCGAGGCGGAGAGGGACGACGCGACAACGCGTGAGCGAGACGCGTCGAAGCGGACGGCAGGACTTCTCGCGGAGCTCGCGGTCGCCACTGCCCGCGCCGAGGGCCGCAGTCTCCCGCAGGCAGACGCCGAGTCGGCCGCGGCCGCAGCCGAACACGCCGACAGTCTCGCCGCCGTGGAGACAGCCATCGCCCTCGATGCGAAGCTCCAGGAGCTCACGACGCGGGTCGAGGCCATGGAGCAGGAGCGGGCTGCCGACATCGCCGCGCTTGCCACGGCACGCGAACAACAGGTTCTGCTGGCACAGCGCGCCACCGAAGCCCAGGCGCTCATCACCGAAGCGCGCGGCGACTCGCCGACCGTCTCCGATCGCCTCGCCGAGGCCAACGCCCAGGTCGCCGCAGCGCGGACGCTGGCGGACTCGCTCGCGGAGCGCGATCGCCGAGTGGCGGCGGTGGAAGAAGCCGCAGCGGAGCAGGAGGTCGCGCTCGCCTCGTCTCCGTTCGACGATGCGGCGGCGGTGAAGCTGGCGTTGAGATCCACCGAGGCGACCGACGCCCTCGACGCGCGCATCACCACGCATGCCGTGCAGCGCGAGAAGGAACGCGCGATCCTGTTCGACCTCGAACTGCGCACGCTCCCCGAGGAGCCGATCGACGTGGCGCCGGTCGAGGCCGCATCGTCGTCGGCCCGAGCCGCATGGAGCGCCGCGGTCGACGAGGCCGGTCGCGCTGACGGCGTGGTCGAACGGCTCGACGGGCTCATCGGGTCCGCTGCCGCCGAGCACGCCAAGACGTCGATTCAGACGGCGGAGTTCGACGTGCTGCGCGGGCTCGCCGACACGATCGCCGGTCGCGGCGCCAACACCCGGAAGATGACGCTCGAAACGTTCGTGCTCGCGGCAGAGCTCGAGGAGATCGTCGAGGCCGCGAACCGACGACTCGGCGACATGTCGACGGGTCGCTATCAGCTGCGGCACTCCGATGCCCTGGCGGCGAGGGGCGCGGCGTCGGGGCTCGGGATCGTGGTCTTCGATGCGTTCACGGGGCAGTCCCGCCCCGCGCAGTCGCTGTCGGGAGGGGAGACCTTCCTCAGCTCACTCGCGCTCGCGCTCGGCCTCGCCGAGGTCGTGACGGCGCGGGCAGGCGGCATCCGTCTCGACACACTCTTCATCGACGAAGGTTTCGGATCGCTCGACGGTGACACCCTCGACGTCGCGATGCGTACGCTCGACGAGCTTCGCCAGGGAGGACGGACCGTCGGCGTGATCAGCCACGTCGAGGCGATGCAGGAGCAGATCCCCGCGCAGCTGACCGTGCGCGCGACCCCTGAGGGG